The Alphaproteobacteria bacterium LSUCC0719 genome includes the window CTATGGGGTTCCCAACCTCGATGTTCACCGTTCTGTTCGCTGTTGCCCGCACCGTCGGGTGGATTGCACAATGGAACGAGATGATCACCGACCCGATGCAGCGTATCGGCAGACCGCGCCAGCTTTACACCGGTCCGGCACAACGCTCCTTCGTAAGCGTCGACAAGCGCTGATCAGCCACCCTGCCGACCCTTGCGCCAGGCTTAAACCTTGGGTGGTGACAGCCACCCTGCAAGGGCGCGTGTCACATTGTCCTCAAAGCTGTCGGAAGTGCCGCGAAGGATCCGCCGCAATTCATCCGCGTGCTGTCTTGCGCGCGGCGTAGCCTCATTGTCATTCAGCACCTTCAGCATTGCCCGCGTCATCTCGCCTGGTGTCGCCGCTTGCTGGAACAGGAAGGGATATACCTGCCGGTCCAGAATGGCGTTGGGAAGGATCACCCTGTCCATCCTGACAAGACGCCGTCCAATGGCGGCCGACAGGCCGGATGTGATGTAACAGCTGACACCCGGAACACCATAGAGCGCTGTCTGAAGGGTCACTGTGCCTGAAGCCGCGAGGACGGCATCGCCGTGCCCAAGGGCGCGGAACAGCGCGCCCTCCTCCGCGTCGAGCGTGACCACAGGTGAAAGGCCCGGAACCTCGCCGAGGACAGCCTCTATATCAGCACGCATGAGTGGCAGGGTGGGAATTGTCGCCGTGATCTGCGGATGGGTGTCACGCAGATGGTGCAGGGTCTGCAGCATGGGCCGCAGCAAATGCTGGATTTCCGAGCGCCGGCTTCCCGGCAGAATCACAAGATGCGGCCTGTCCCCGTCATCTGCAGGCGGTCTGCGCGGGCTGTCATAGGCCGGATTGAAGGCCTCGGGATGACCAATGAAATGCGCCTCGACGCCAAGCGGCAGGAAATAGTCCGGCTCGAACGGGAACAGACACAGCAACCCGTCCACGGCCCTTGCAACGCGATGACGCCGCCATGCACCCCAGGCCCATACCGTTGGCGCCACAACGTGAATAATCGGCGCTGACCAGCCTGCTGTTGCCATGCGGCGGCGTAGCCGCGCCGCCAGACGCAACGAGAATCCCTTTACATCCACGGTGATGACAAGACGTGGCCTGGCGGCGACAATGTCCTCGACAAGCCTGTCGGCAAATTTTGACAGTCTTGGGTAAGCGGCCAGAGCCGACCCGAATCCCATGACAGTCAACTGGTCCATATTGTGGCTGGATTTCAACCCTTCGGCGCGCATGGAGGGCCCGCCAACCCCAATCCAGCTTTGTGGCCCATAGCCGGCTTCAACCGCGCGCATCAGGCTGGCTGCCAGCCTGTCGCCGGATGGCTCGCCAGCCAGGATAAAGACAGGTGCCGTCAAATTCCAACCACCGTCAGCTTCAGCTCTTCAGCAATGTCAGCAAGTTCCTCTGGCGCAGCCGCCAGCATTACCGCCTGTGCCTGCAACGCCAGCACGCCAACACCCGCCGCTGCGGCCTGGCGCAATGTTTCTACACCGACAACCGGCACATCCAGCCTGTCATCCTGCCCGATCTTCCTGCATTTGACAAAAACCGCGGCTGGCGCTGTTGCATCCAGAAGTGCGGCAGCGCGCGCCAGCATCGCGTCGGTTCCTTCAGCAGCCTCGATGGCAATCACCCGCTGATCCTGAATGATGGCCGATTGCCCGACATCATGATCCCCAAGCGCGGACAACACGGCAACGCCAAGATCGATATCCGGCTGCATGTCGGGGTCAAGGGCACCGGCAAGAACGCCCGGTGGCATGCTGGCCCGCGTCATCAGCCTGTCCGGGGCGATGGTTTCGATCCCGGCTTCAGCAAAATAACCGGCAATGGCCCGAAGCAGAGCGTCGTCGCCGCGCCCCACCACCTTTGCAAGTATTTTCACCGCCGCGGCATCCGGCTTCAGCTGGGCCAGTGACGGCCGACGAATCTTGCCTGCCATAACCACACTGGTGCATCCATTCTCGACAAGCAGATCACGTGTCCGGCCAATCGCGCCGAGCGGAACGACCACGGTCTGATAGCCGGAAAACACCGCATCCGCCTGCCCGTCCACCGCAAAGATCACCACATCATGGCCCTGATGTCGGGCACTGTCCGCAAGCGCCTGCGGCAGGCTGCCCTGACCCGCAATGACTGCCAGTTTGCCGACCCTGCGATCCATCAAGACCCCTGTCTTGAGGCAGCCTGGCAGACACCATTCTTACCTGCATCTTCCAGGAAAGCGAAAATCTGTGCGGCTTCGGCACTGCCATCATAGGACAGGCGCGCCGTATCAAGACGGTCTTTGAACAGGCCATCGCCACGAAACAGCTCGCGATACAGGCTGCGAAGCCGCGAGACGCTCTCGTCGGCAAAGCCGCGGCGGCTCATCCCGATCACATTGATCCCGGTCAGACAGGCGCGATTGCCAACCGCGATGCCAAACGGAATCACATCGCTGTCGACCGCTGTCTGCGAGGCAATCATGGCATGGTCACCGACCCGGCACCATTGCTGGACCGTGGCGAACCCTCCCATCATCACGTGGTTGCCGATCTTGGCATGCCCGCCAAGCGACGCGTTATTGGCAAAGATGACATGATCCCCGACCACACAATCATGCGCCACATGCGAGGCCACCAGAAACAAGCCATGATTGCCAACGCGCGTGCGCATGGAATCGATAGCGGTGCCGGGATGCATGGTGACATGTTCCCTGATCACACAGTGATGCCCGATCTCGAGCGTTGAATCCTCGCCGGCAAAGCGCGTGTGTTGCGGCGGTGCGCCCAGAACGGCAAAGGGATACACCTCGCTGTCCGCGCCAAGCATTGTCCGCCCCTCGATGACAACATGGGCGTGCAACGTCACTCTGTCGCCAAGCACCGCATGCTGTCCAACCACACAATAGGGACCAATGCTGACCTGTTCGCCGAGTGTGGCACCGGGGTCGACAATCGCAGTCGGGTGGATGGAAACGGTCATGGCTTCACTTTCGACAGAAACAGGTAATCAGCGCTGCGGGTCAACAATCATGGCGGCAAACTCCGCTTCCGATGTTTTCACCCCGTCAACCGTAGCATGACCGGTGAATTTCCATAGGGGGCCGCGCGCACTGACCTTCTCGACATGCAGTTTCAAAAGCGCGCCTGGGCGAACTGGTTTGCGAAACTTCACCTTGTCGATGGTGGCAAAGAACACAAGCTTGTCATCGGTTTCATTCCCAAGCGTTACACTTGCCAGGCAGGCGGCGGTCTGTGCCATCGCCTCGACAATCAGCACACCCGGCATGATTGGATAATCCGGAAAATGCCCGGCAAAGAACGGCTCCCCGATACTGACCATCTTTATGCCGACAGCGCTGGTGTCATGGACAATATCTTCGACACGCTCAATCAACAGCATTGGTGGCCGGTGGGGAATCCGTTTCTGGATCTGATCAATATCAAGCTCGGTGATCTGCTCGGTCATAGACTATTCTTTCCTCTGACTTGATTTGGCAATCAGGCGACGAAGCGCGGCACGTTCACGCCAGGCTTCACGTGCCTCTGTGGCCGGGAACCCGACAACTGTCATGTCATCGCCGACATCCTTGGTGACGCCGGACTGCCCCATGACAATCGCCCCCTTTCCTATGGCAACCTGCGAGCTGACCCCCGCCTGTCCGGCCAGCATCGCGCCCTCGCCAATCCTCACACCACCGGCAAGTCCTACCTGTGCGGCCAGAACCGCGCGGTCGCCAAGCTGGCAGTTATGCGCAATGTGGACATGATTGTCGATCATCACCTGACATCCGATTGCCGTCACGCCAAGCGTGCCACGGTCAATCGCACATCCAGCGCCGATGCGGCTTGCCTCGCCAATCGTCACAGTGCCGACATGAGGCAGATGAACCGGACCGTCGGGGGTAACTTCAAACCCAAAGCCGGGACCACCAATCACGGTTGCCGCCCCGACAACTACGTTATCCCCAAGCACGCAATGCGACAGCACGGCATGGGCGTCAACGCGGCATTGTCGCCCAATCCTGACACCGGAATGGATCACCGCTCCCGGCGCGATGATCGAGCCATCACCAATTTCGACATCAACGCCAATGGTCGCGCCGGGTCCGATCTGGACGCCGGGCATCGCACCGGATGGCTGATCAAGCCAATCATCCGGTCTGTCGGTGACAAGCGCGGCAAGTGCCTTGGCAAAATCACGCCGAGGTTTGTCCGACAGCAGGCAGACACAGCTTTCCGGCAGTGCCGAAGACAGATCAGCTGTTGTGACCACAATGGCAGCGCCAAGCCGTGACATCACATCCGGCCCCATGTCATCGCCGAGAAATGTCAGATCACCCGCACCTGCCAGCTCGACAGGCGCGGCATTGGTGACCATGAGGTCACCATCACCTCGCACCTCGCAACCGACAAGCTGCGCCAGCTTGGAGGCCTGTTGCGCGGTCACAGAAAAGAAATGTGGATCAATGGCCATGGAGCGCCTCATTCCTTCGTGACAGCAGGACTGACGGTCACTTCGATCCGGGCATTCTTTGTCCGCTCGTCCAACCGACGCAGAACCTCATCGGAAAGGTTGAGATCCGGCAGGAAGATCAACGCCGATTCACGAAACAGAACAAGGTCAAGCTGGCGTTCCTGTGCCAGGTCGGTGACAATCTGGATTGCCAGGCCGCGAAGCTTTGACTGCGCCTCCTGAAAGGCGACGTCAATGGCCTCACGCCGATATTGGATCTCTTTCTGGATCTGCGTCACCGAGGCCTCGAAGTCGGCAAGCCGACGCGCAAATTCCGCTTCGTCAAGCTCTGCTCGCTTGGCCACGAGCTTGCGCTCAGCCTCCTGCAGAGCCGTCTCACGCGCGGCAAATTCACGCTGAAATTCGAGCCTCTGTTCATCAAGGAGTTCACGCACGCGCGCTGCACCGGCAGACGCTCTCAACACCCCGTCAAGATCAATCAGCCCAATCCGTGCGATCGCATTTCTGGCCGTATTATCGGCAACTGCGCGATCAACCGCCGCCGCGTTGGGCAGATCCGCGCCAGACTGCCCCGGTTGCTGAGCAGACGCCGCGATAACATCGCCAAACGTCAGGCTCAGGACGAGGACAATACCCGTCAGGAAAGCAAGGAAACCACCGGAAGACAAAGCGCTGTCAGAGCCTTGTGCCGATCGTGAACTGGAAGGTCCTTGTCTGGTCATAGCTCTTCTTTGTTGTGGGTTTCGCCCAGTAGAAAGACATCGGCCCAATGAACGTATCCCACAAAATGCCCGCTCCAACCGATGTTCTGACAGATGCGTCATTGGCACCTTTCACACCTGTGGGATAGTCGGTTCCCCACACTGATCCGAAGTCGGAAAAGACGGTCCATCGCATACTGAGATCCTGGCTGATGCCGGCCCGTGACACCACCTCGAACGTGCCGTTGAATACCTTGTTGCCACCAACAGCAGCATTGGATCCGTTGTCACGTGGTCCGATGCCGCTGCCATCGAAACCCCGAACGCGGCGTCCGCCAAGGAAGAAACGCTGCGACTGTGTGACGTCTTCGCCAAGCCCCGTAACCTGACCAATCCGTCCCTTGGTACCAAGGAAAAAGGTATTGAACATGATCGGCCTGTAATACGCCCCGGACAGGACAAGACGATGATATCGTGCATCACCACCGATACCGGCGAGTTCCTGGGCAACTTCAAATAGCGAGCCTTCCGAAGGATCGAATCTGTTGTCCAGCCTGTCCTGACCGAAGGTGTAGCTTGCCGCGGATTTCAGAATGTTCTTGCCGTTCTCGCCGGTAATGGATTGCGAAGTAGTTGATTTTTCATTGGTTTCCGACTGCGAGATTTCATATCCAACCCGGTGGAAGTAATCATTCGCGGCAGCAAATCCGATTCCAAAATCAAAACCCCGCCGCGTGATGGAAAATGTATCTTCCTTGATCTCTTCGTTGAACACAGCCGCGCGCCCGGTCAGGTTGCGCCCGAAAAGATAGGGTTCGGACAGGCCAACGCGCACATTGGACCGGCTTGCCGACACATCAAGGCTGAAATTGATGCCGCGTCCGGATCCGAGGAAGTTTCGTTCATCAAGACCAAGGGCGAAACTGGTCTGATCGAGGGAGGAATAGCCAAGCCCTATCGAGAATTCACCAGTTGATTGCTCTTCCACTGTGACCTCGGTGACTGTCTGCTCCTCGGAACTACCAACAAAGTTGCGGACAGATACATCAGAGAAGAAGCCGAGATTTCGGATGTTACGAATGGAGCGCTCAAGCTTCAGCTGGTTGAACGCATCACCTTCTACTAGCTCGAACTCACGACGAATAACGGAATCAAGCGTGCGGACATTGTTCACAATTTCAATTCGCTCGATGAAATTCTTCTGCGCCTTGCCAATCCGCACCTGAATATCCAGTGTCTGCGTCTCTGGATCTGTAATTACTTCAGGTTCAATATTCACAAAGGCGTAACCAAGCGCGCCAAGTTCGTTGGTGATATCGAGCAACCCCTGTTCCAGTGCCCGCACGTCGTACCAACCGTCCCCTCCAAAATC containing:
- a CDS encoding LpxI family protein — protein: MDRRVGKLAVIAGQGSLPQALADSARHQGHDVVIFAVDGQADAVFSGYQTVVVPLGAIGRTRDLLVENGCTSVVMAGKIRRPSLAQLKPDAAAVKILAKVVGRGDDALLRAIAGYFAEAGIETIAPDRLMTRASMPPGVLAGALDPDMQPDIDLGVAVLSALGDHDVGQSAIIQDQRVIAIEAAEGTDAMLARAAALLDATAPAAVFVKCRKIGQDDRLDVPVVGVETLRQAAAAGVGVLALQAQAVMLAAAPEELADIAEELKLTVVGI
- the lpxA gene encoding acyl-ACP--UDP-N-acetylglucosamine O-acyltransferase, which codes for MTVSIHPTAIVDPGATLGEQVSIGPYCVVGQHAVLGDRVTLHAHVVIEGRTMLGADSEVYPFAVLGAPPQHTRFAGEDSTLEIGHHCVIREHVTMHPGTAIDSMRTRVGNHGLFLVASHVAHDCVVGDHVIFANNASLGGHAKIGNHVMMGGFATVQQWCRVGDHAMIASQTAVDSDVIPFGIAVGNRACLTGINVIGMSRRGFADESVSRLRSLYRELFRGDGLFKDRLDTARLSYDGSAEAAQIFAFLEDAGKNGVCQAASRQGS
- the bamA gene encoding outer membrane protein assembly factor BamA encodes the protein MPKPLLILVLLLALAMGSTSPVTAQSADQQVRVEEIAVSGNRRVAIGTVLSYLPVRVGDSVSRSSLSIALERLYETDLFADINIDIDGSVLRIDVVENPIINRVNIEGNDALDDEKLLEIIDIQPRRVFTRRLAVEASQKLLKVYQAAGRYAAVVDPQIIELDDNRVDLAFVVKEGPLIKISSITFNGNERFSDSALRRAISSRVSNWWAFFATSDKYDEARLDYDVRLLRQFYLSRGYADIDVSRAQGGLLPDRRGFAVSFVLKEGARYKVGDISIESQIENVDLDALRQNFDFGGDGWYDVRALEQGLLDITNELGALGYAFVNIEPEVITDPETQTLDIQVRIGKAQKNFIERIEIVNNVRTLDSVIRREFELVEGDAFNQLKLERSIRNIRNLGFFSDVSVRNFVGSSEEQTVTEVTVEEQSTGEFSIGLGYSSLDQTSFALGLDERNFLGSGRGINFSLDVSASRSNVRVGLSEPYLFGRNLTGRAAVFNEEIKEDTFSITRRGFDFGIGFAAANDYFHRVGYEISQSETNEKSTTSQSITGENGKNILKSAASYTFGQDRLDNRFDPSEGSLFEVAQELAGIGGDARYHRLVLSGAYYRPIMFNTFFLGTKGRIGQVTGLGEDVTQSQRFFLGGRRVRGFDGSGIGPRDNGSNAAVGGNKVFNGTFEVVSRAGISQDLSMRWTVFSDFGSVWGTDYPTGVKGANDASVRTSVGAGILWDTFIGPMSFYWAKPTTKKSYDQTRTFQFTIGTRL
- the fabZ gene encoding 3-hydroxyacyl-ACP dehydratase FabZ; translated protein: MTEQITELDIDQIQKRIPHRPPMLLIERVEDIVHDTSAVGIKMVSIGEPFFAGHFPDYPIMPGVLIVEAMAQTAACLASVTLGNETDDKLVFFATIDKVKFRKPVRPGALLKLHVEKVSARGPLWKFTGHATVDGVKTSEAEFAAMIVDPQR
- a CDS encoding OmpH family outer membrane protein, which encodes MSSGGFLAFLTGIVLVLSLTFGDVIAASAQQPGQSGADLPNAAAVDRAVADNTARNAIARIGLIDLDGVLRASAGAARVRELLDEQRLEFQREFAARETALQEAERKLVAKRAELDEAEFARRLADFEASVTQIQKEIQYRREAIDVAFQEAQSKLRGLAIQIVTDLAQERQLDLVLFRESALIFLPDLNLSDEVLRRLDERTKNARIEVTVSPAVTKE
- the lpxB gene encoding lipid-A-disaccharide synthase, yielding MTAPVFILAGEPSGDRLAASLMRAVEAGYGPQSWIGVGGPSMRAEGLKSSHNMDQLTVMGFGSALAAYPRLSKFADRLVEDIVAARPRLVITVDVKGFSLRLAARLRRRMATAGWSAPIIHVVAPTVWAWGAWRRHRVARAVDGLLCLFPFEPDYFLPLGVEAHFIGHPEAFNPAYDSPRRPPADDGDRPHLVILPGSRRSEIQHLLRPMLQTLHHLRDTHPQITATIPTLPLMRADIEAVLGEVPGLSPVVTLDAEEGALFRALGHGDAVLAASGTVTLQTALYGVPGVSCYITSGLSAAIGRRLVRMDRVILPNAILDRQVYPFLFQQAATPGEMTRAMLKVLNDNEATPRARQHADELRRILRGTSDSFEDNVTRALAGWLSPPKV
- the lpxD gene encoding UDP-3-O-(3-hydroxymyristoyl)glucosamine N-acyltransferase, whose protein sequence is MAIDPHFFSVTAQQASKLAQLVGCEVRGDGDLMVTNAAPVELAGAGDLTFLGDDMGPDVMSRLGAAIVVTTADLSSALPESCVCLLSDKPRRDFAKALAALVTDRPDDWLDQPSGAMPGVQIGPGATIGVDVEIGDGSIIAPGAVIHSGVRIGRQCRVDAHAVLSHCVLGDNVVVGAATVIGGPGFGFEVTPDGPVHLPHVGTVTIGEASRIGAGCAIDRGTLGVTAIGCQVMIDNHVHIAHNCQLGDRAVLAAQVGLAGGVRIGEGAMLAGQAGVSSQVAIGKGAIVMGQSGVTKDVGDDMTVVGFPATEAREAWRERAALRRLIAKSSQRKE